The Oncorhynchus keta strain PuntledgeMale-10-30-2019 chromosome 22, Oket_V2, whole genome shotgun sequence genome includes the window cacacaatccctccatcagtgctcagactgtccgcaataggcagagagaggctggactgagggcttgtaggcctgttgtaaggcaggtcctcaccagacatcacaggcaacaacgtcgcctatgggcacaaacccaccgtagctggaccagagaggactggtaacaacgtcacctatgggcacaaacccaccgtagctggaccagacaggactggcaacaacgtcacctatgggcacaaacccaccgtagctggaccagacaggactggcaacaacatcgcctatgggcacaaacccaccgtagctggaccagacaggactggcaacaacgtcacctatgggcacaaacccaccgtagctggaccagacaggactggcaacaacgtcacctatgggcacaaacccaccgtagctggaccagacaggactggcaacaacatcgcctatgggcacaaacccaccgtagctggaccagacaggactggcaacaacgtcacctatgggcacaaacccaccgtagctggaccagacaggactggcaacaatgttgcctatgggcacaaacccaccgtagctggaccagacaggactggcaacaacgtcacctatgggcacaaacccaccgtagctggaccagacaggactggcaacatgtgctcttcactgacgagttgtgattttgtctcaccaggggtgatcgtcggattcgcatttatcgtcaaaggaatgatcGTTACACCGAGGTATTCAGAACCACAACCACAGAGTTCCCTAACCTCTCTTCAACATTTTTCCAATGTTTTCTTAACATAATTCAAGTTGGTTTAGCTAGCTCAACTAATTACTAGCTTCAAAAGAGGTCAGGGCTTGAATGAGATGAGGTCACCGTACTGTGGCAGGTGAGAGGAAGGCCATAACATCAGAACGGGGGTCATTTTGGTTTAACGTGTCTCTCTGCTCTACAGCCACTTGTAAAGTCTGCAGCCCAAGGAGCCTGGGCTGGAACGCAAAATTCCTGGGGATTGGCCAGCTGGGCTATATCTACTAGACATTCTATTGGCTCGGGTCACATATCTGTGCCATGCAATATCGTAACAGTCTACGTTTCACTCACCGGCGGAGTAGTTTGTCATAACCCAGTCTGAGAAGTGATAGCCTATCTTCATTTCCATCCCTGACTGGGTGTGTAGTGGCCTGTGGCCCCTGGACATGGGGTCTGGGTAGGCTGGGTGTGTAGTGGCCTGTGGCCCCTGGACATGGGGTCTGGGTAGGCTGGGTGTGTAGTGGCCTGTGGCCCCTGGACATGGGGTCTGGGCAGGCTGGGTGTGTAGTGGTCAGGGGGTCCTGGTAGGCCTGTGGCCCCTGGACATGGGGTCTGGGTAGGCTGGGTGTGTAGTGGCCTGTGGCCCCTGGACATGGGGTCTGGGTAGGCTGGGTGTGTAGTGGCCTGTGGCCCCTGGACATGGGATCTGGGTAGGCTGGGTGTGTAGTGGCCTGTGGCCCCTGGACatggggtctggggtctgggcaGGCTGGGTGTGTAGTGGTCTGGGGTCCTGGTAGGTCTGTGGCCCCTGGACATGGGGTCTGGGAGGCTGGGTGTGTAGTGGCCTGTGGACCCTGGACATGGGGTCTGGGCAGGCTGGGTGTGTAGTGGTCTGTGGACCCTGGACATGGGGTCTGGGCAGGCTGGGTGTGTAGTGGCCTGTGGACCCTGGACATGGGGTCTGGGCAGGCTGGGTGTGTAGTGGTCAGGGGGTCTTGGTAGGTCTGTGGCCCCTGGACATGGGGTCTGGGCAGGCTGGGTGTGTAGTGGTCTGTGGCCCCTGGACATGGGGTCTGGGCAGG containing:
- the LOC127910820 gene encoding uncharacterized protein LOC127910820, with product MSRGHYTPSLPRPHVQGPQATTHPACPDPMSRGHRPTRTPRPLHTQPAQTPCPGATDLPGPLTTTHPACPDPMSRGHRPLHTQPAQTPCPGATDLPRPPDHYTPSLPRPHVQGPQATTHPACPDPMSRVHRPLHTQPAQTPCPGSTGHYTPSLPDPMSRGHRPTRTPDHYTPSLPRPQTPCPGATGHYTPSLPRSHVQGPQATTHPAYPDPMSRGHRPLHTQPTQTPCPGATGLPGPPDHYTPSLPRPHVQGPQATTHPAYPDPMSRGHRPLHTQPTQTPCPGATGHYTPSQGWK